The following coding sequences lie in one Acidimicrobiales bacterium genomic window:
- a CDS encoding sodium:calcium antiporter, with amino-acid sequence MVLNILLLALGVAGLTIAADRFVVGAAQVAARLRVSTVVTGALIIGFGTSAPELVVSTLAALTEGAEGTALAVGNIVGSNVANLTLVLAIPALVFGSVRIETGVKRQAALSAFGVTVFAALLFFAEPSAWWGVMLLILTLAALRAVLWLGDRFGGVPPPDTTEGASPWIRTVVGLVGTVGFAYLVVRSATSIADDLGWTGGFVGFALVAVGTSLPELVTALAAARRGESGLILGNLLGSNLFNGLMVGAAVFLANGATPYDKVSGLPDEPLLVMVAVSWGVIWFMRTGRRIDRREAAFLIVAYAGLLGWLATNSAVA; translated from the coding sequence GTGGTCCTCAACATCCTGCTGCTTGCGCTCGGCGTGGCCGGGCTGACAATCGCCGCCGATCGCTTCGTGGTCGGGGCGGCGCAGGTGGCCGCCCGGTTGCGGGTTTCGACGGTGGTGACCGGCGCCCTCATCATCGGGTTCGGTACGAGCGCCCCCGAGCTGGTCGTCTCGACCCTGGCGGCGCTGACCGAGGGGGCCGAGGGCACGGCGTTGGCCGTGGGCAACATCGTGGGTTCGAACGTCGCCAACTTGACGTTGGTTCTGGCCATCCCGGCGCTGGTTTTCGGAAGCGTGCGTATCGAGACGGGGGTCAAGCGCCAGGCGGCGCTCTCCGCATTCGGGGTTACGGTCTTTGCCGCCCTGCTCTTCTTCGCGGAGCCGTCGGCCTGGTGGGGAGTGATGCTGCTGATCCTTACGTTGGCTGCCCTGCGGGCCGTCCTCTGGCTCGGCGATCGGTTCGGTGGCGTACCGCCACCAGATACCACCGAGGGAGCGAGTCCGTGGATCCGGACAGTGGTTGGGCTGGTCGGGACCGTCGGCTTCGCCTACCTGGTGGTCCGGTCGGCAACCTCGATTGCCGACGACCTGGGCTGGACCGGGGGCTTCGTGGGATTTGCCCTCGTGGCGGTGGGTACGTCGCTGCCCGAACTCGTCACGGCGCTAGCCGCCGCCCGAAGGGGCGAGTCGGGGCTGATCCTTGGCAACCTGCTGGGCTCCAACCTCTTCAACGGCCTCATGGTCGGGGCGGCGGTGTTCCTCGCCAACGGTGCGACTCCGTACGACAAGGTGTCAGGACTGCCAGATGAGCCACTACTCGTCATGGTTGCCGTGTCGTGGGGAGTCATCTGGTTCATGAGGACCGGCCGGCGGATCGACCGGCGTGAGGCAGCATTTCTGATCGTCGCCTATGCCGGCCTCCTCGGCTGGTTGGCCACCAACTCCGCCGTGGCCTGA
- the rimO gene encoding 30S ribosomal protein S12 methylthiotransferase RimO translates to MMGAGTYHLVTLGCPKNQVDSDKLEGVLVADGHSSVDQASDADLIVVNTCAFIEDARQESVDTVLALADQQRDGARLVVTGCMAERYGDELASVLPEVDRVAGFGVPVTLGRRPDAPTSELPSFDLLNLPRPAAARPWAYVKVAEGCDRSCGFCAIPTFRGPQRSRTAASILDEVDALDAREVVLVAQDLASYGRDQGEGERAIVPLVEAVADLVDRVRLLYLYPSDLTDRLVATICATGVPYFDLSLQHVSPPLMRRMRRWGDSERFLERIAHIRSVEPEAALRSNFIVGYPGETEEDHDALLAFVEAANLDWCGFFAFSREEGTHAASLDGEVAPGLMAERLHELGEIQDRITANRRDALIGRTVTVLVDESGVGRTHREAPEIDGIVIVPSALPVGRFADVTVTGALGPDLVAA, encoded by the coding sequence ATGATGGGAGCCGGCACCTACCACCTCGTCACGCTGGGCTGTCCGAAGAACCAGGTGGACTCGGACAAACTCGAGGGTGTGCTGGTCGCTGACGGCCACTCGTCGGTGGATCAGGCGTCCGACGCCGACCTGATTGTGGTCAACACCTGCGCATTCATCGAAGATGCCCGCCAGGAGTCGGTCGACACCGTGCTGGCCCTGGCCGACCAGCAGCGGGACGGTGCTCGCCTGGTGGTCACCGGCTGCATGGCCGAGCGGTACGGCGACGAGCTGGCTTCCGTCCTGCCTGAGGTCGACCGGGTGGCTGGGTTCGGGGTGCCGGTAACCCTCGGGCGACGTCCCGATGCCCCGACGTCAGAGCTCCCCTCCTTCGACCTGTTGAACCTGCCCCGTCCGGCAGCGGCCCGCCCGTGGGCTTACGTGAAGGTCGCCGAGGGGTGCGACCGGTCGTGTGGATTCTGCGCCATCCCCACCTTCCGTGGTCCGCAACGCAGCCGGACGGCGGCCTCCATCCTGGATGAGGTGGACGCCCTGGACGCCCGTGAGGTGGTGCTGGTAGCCCAGGACCTCGCCTCCTACGGCCGCGATCAGGGAGAGGGCGAGCGGGCCATCGTGCCGCTGGTCGAGGCGGTGGCCGACCTGGTGGACCGGGTCCGCCTGCTGTACCTGTACCCGTCGGACCTGACCGACCGCCTGGTGGCCACCATCTGTGCCACCGGCGTCCCGTACTTCGACCTGTCCCTTCAGCACGTATCGCCCCCGCTAATGCGCCGCATGCGGAGGTGGGGCGACAGCGAACGCTTCCTGGAGCGCATCGCTCACATCCGCAGCGTCGAGCCCGAAGCCGCCCTGCGCTCCAACTTCATCGTCGGCTACCCGGGCGAGACCGAGGAGGACCACGACGCCCTGCTGGCCTTCGTGGAGGCTGCCAACCTGGACTGGTGCGGGTTCTTCGCCTTTAGCCGCGAGGAGGGGACCCACGCCGCCTCCCTGGACGGCGAGGTCGCTCCCGGCCTGATGGCCGAACGTCTCCACGAGCTGGGCGAGATCCAGGATCGGATTACGGCTAACCGGCGGGATGCCCTCATCGGGCGCACAGTGACCGTGCTGGTCGACGAGTCAGGAGTGGGACGCACCCACCGCGAGGCGCCGGAGATCGACGGCATAGTGATCGTTCCCTCCGCCCTGCCGGTCGGCCGGTTCGCCGACGTCACGGTGACCGGGGCGCTCGGACCTGACCTGGTGGCGGCATGA
- a CDS encoding CDP-alcohol phosphatidyltransferase family protein has protein sequence MRHFRTVVSPANLVTLARLVLAPVLFALVLGAEDRDGATWAGFALGSVLAATDYFDGILARRRGTISRWGAFLDPLADKVVVIGVAVCLAMVGRYAWLPVVLLAVRELAITLYRLWFARQGLAVPARRSAKWKTIVQGTALLIAVMPPMRDADLVVDVALWLAVSFTLVTGAQYLRDGRRATSPTGSRSG, from the coding sequence ATGAGGCACTTCCGGACCGTGGTCTCTCCAGCCAACCTGGTAACTCTGGCCCGCCTGGTTCTGGCGCCAGTCCTATTCGCCCTCGTGCTGGGGGCCGAGGACCGTGACGGCGCGACATGGGCCGGGTTCGCCCTCGGCTCAGTGCTGGCCGCCACCGACTACTTCGACGGCATCCTGGCCCGCCGCCGGGGCACGATCAGCCGCTGGGGGGCGTTCCTAGACCCGTTGGCCGACAAGGTGGTGGTGATCGGTGTGGCCGTCTGCCTGGCCATGGTGGGTCGCTACGCCTGGCTGCCGGTCGTCCTGCTGGCCGTCCGGGAACTGGCTATCACCCTTTACCGCCTGTGGTTTGCCCGGCAGGGGTTGGCCGTACCGGCCCGGCGGTCAGCTAAGTGGAAGACCATCGTCCAGGGCACGGCGCTGCTGATCGCCGTAATGCCACCAATGCGGGACGCCGACCTGGTGGTCGACGTCGCCCTGTGGCTGGCTGTGTCCTTCACCCTGGTGACCGGCGCCCAGTACCTGCGGGACGGGCGCAGGGCCACCAGCCCCACCGGGTCGCGGTCCGGCTGA
- a CDS encoding competence/damage-inducible protein A translates to MRCEVVAVGTELLLGQIVDTNSSWIGEQLALAGIDCHRHTAVGDNRDRMRDAIADALGRADAVIVTGGLGPTQDDITRDVLAEVLGVDLVRDDALVERIEAVFGGRGRAMPANNLRQAEVPVGARAIEQMPGTAPGLVCPVGEGGDDSPRVLYAVPGVPWEMRQMVEGTVLPDLKRRAGIASVIRSRTLRTWGQSESGLAEDLADEIDRLDTEGGPTLAFLASGMEGLKIRITAKAASGPEAEALLADEEARVRRIVGPIVFGVDDQTMESVVLDLLVDQGLRLATAESMTGGMVGTRLTEVPGSSRAYVGSMVAYDGDVKRSLLGVPDGPVVGEAAVEAMAIGVCRLLGADASVAVTGVAGPDPQDGQEPGTVWMATCVDGVVESVRVRWPFDRTRTRQFTVISVLDALRLRLLDRAGH, encoded by the coding sequence GTGCGTTGCGAGGTGGTGGCGGTCGGAACGGAGCTGCTGCTGGGCCAGATCGTTGACACCAACTCGTCGTGGATCGGGGAGCAGTTGGCCCTGGCCGGCATCGACTGCCATCGCCACACCGCGGTGGGTGACAACCGGGATCGGATGCGCGACGCCATAGCCGACGCCCTGGGCCGGGCCGACGCCGTGATCGTGACCGGGGGCCTGGGACCCACCCAGGATGACATCACCCGGGATGTGTTGGCCGAGGTGCTGGGCGTGGACCTGGTCCGGGACGACGCCCTGGTGGAGAGGATCGAGGCCGTGTTCGGTGGCCGGGGGCGCGCCATGCCGGCCAACAACCTGAGACAGGCCGAGGTGCCGGTCGGAGCTCGGGCCATCGAGCAGATGCCAGGCACAGCGCCGGGCCTGGTATGCCCAGTGGGCGAGGGGGGCGACGACAGCCCCCGGGTCCTCTACGCGGTGCCCGGGGTGCCCTGGGAGATGCGTCAGATGGTGGAGGGCACGGTCCTGCCCGACCTGAAGCGGCGGGCTGGGATCGCCAGCGTCATCCGGTCGCGGACGCTACGCACGTGGGGCCAGTCGGAGTCAGGGCTGGCCGAGGACCTGGCCGACGAGATCGACCGCCTGGACACCGAAGGTGGGCCGACGCTGGCCTTCCTGGCCAGCGGCATGGAGGGCCTGAAGATCCGGATCACCGCCAAGGCGGCTAGCGGACCCGAGGCCGAGGCCCTGCTGGCTGACGAGGAGGCGCGTGTCCGCAGAATCGTGGGGCCCATCGTGTTCGGAGTGGACGACCAGACCATGGAGTCGGTCGTCCTCGACCTACTGGTCGATCAGGGGCTCCGGCTGGCCACCGCCGAGTCGATGACCGGTGGGATGGTCGGGACCCGCCTCACCGAGGTTCCGGGTTCCAGTCGGGCCTACGTGGGATCGATGGTGGCCTACGACGGTGACGTCAAGCGCTCGCTCCTGGGCGTTCCCGACGGCCCGGTGGTCGGAGAAGCCGCCGTCGAGGCCATGGCTATCGGGGTGTGCCGACTGCTGGGGGCCGATGCGTCGGTGGCCGTAACCGGGGTGGCGGGGCCCGACCCGCAGGACGGCCAAGAGCCGGGCACAGTCTGGATGGCCACCTGTGTGGACGGGGTCGTGGAGTCGGTCCGGGTCCGGTGGCCGTTCGACCGGACGCGGACCCGTCAGTTCACGGTTATTTCGGTCCTCGACGCCCTGCGCCTGCGCCTGCTAGACCGCGCCGGGCACTGA
- the thpR gene encoding RNA 2',3'-cyclic phosphodiesterase yields the protein MRCFVAVLPPPEVLDVLARLDRPAAPGVRWTHYDQWHVTLRFLGEVDPGEVSVALAGLNAEAVVAAMGPATIVLGGHAVVVPVSGLDGLAASVVTRTALVGEQPEDRPFVGHLTLARLGAPAPPGSVGVPLAAEFPVGEVCLVASHLLHDGAAYEVLERFALTG from the coding sequence ATGCGGTGCTTCGTCGCCGTCCTCCCACCGCCCGAGGTGTTAGACGTCCTGGCCCGACTGGACCGACCGGCGGCCCCGGGGGTGCGCTGGACCCATTATGACCAGTGGCACGTGACCCTACGGTTTCTGGGCGAGGTGGACCCGGGCGAGGTCAGCGTCGCCCTAGCCGGACTGAACGCCGAGGCGGTGGTGGCCGCCATGGGGCCGGCGACGATCGTGCTGGGCGGGCACGCCGTGGTGGTTCCGGTGTCCGGCCTCGACGGGCTGGCCGCATCCGTGGTGACCCGGACGGCCCTGGTGGGGGAGCAACCCGAGGACCGGCCCTTTGTGGGGCACCTCACCCTGGCCCGTCTTGGGGCCCCGGCACCCCCTGGGTCGGTCGGGGTTCCGCTAGCGGCCGAGTTCCCGGTGGGTGAGGTGTGCTTGGTGGCTAGTCACCTGCTTCACGACGGCGCCGCCTACGAGGTGCTAGAGCGATTCGCCCTGACTGGCTGA
- the msrB gene encoding peptide-methionine (R)-S-oxide reductase MsrB: MDDQLTPEEKRTAHAERNPDLRERLDPMAWHCTQEAGTERAFTGTYWDEKRTGTYRCAACDAVVFDSAAKFDSGCGWPSFTAPAEDARIDARADTSLGMVRTETTCGTCGAHLGHVFPDGPAPTGDRYCINSACIVLEEQAPA, from the coding sequence ATGGATGACCAGCTCACCCCCGAAGAGAAGCGGACCGCCCACGCCGAACGGAACCCCGACCTCCGTGAACGCCTGGACCCGATGGCCTGGCACTGCACCCAGGAGGCCGGAACCGAACGGGCCTTCACCGGCACCTACTGGGACGAGAAGCGAACCGGAACCTACCGCTGCGCAGCGTGCGACGCCGTGGTGTTCGACAGCGCTGCCAAGTTTGACTCCGGGTGCGGCTGGCCGAGCTTCACGGCTCCGGCCGAGGACGCTCGGATTGACGCCCGGGCCGACACCAGCCTCGGCATGGTTCGGACCGAGACCACCTGCGGCACGTGCGGTGCCCACCTCGGCCACGTGTTCCCTGACGGCCCGGCACCCACCGGTGACCGCTACTGCATCAACTCGGCCTGCATCGTGCTCGAGGAGCAGGCCCCAGCCTGA
- the recA gene encoding recombinase RecA yields the protein MSGGDLEAGAERTKALDMALGQIEKQFGTGAVMKMGDKGSMAIETVPTGALALDLALGIGGIPRGRVVEIFGPEGSGKTTLATHVVAEAQRNGGICAYIDAEHAMDPTYARAIGVDVDELLISQPDTGEQALEIADMLVRSGALDVVVIDSVAALTPRAEIEGEMGDAHVGLQARLMSQALRKLTSNLNKSQTILIFINQLREKIGVMFGSPETTPGGRALKFYSSVRLDIRRIEAIKDGLEVVGNRTRVKVVKNKCAPPFRQAEFDIMYGRGISREGSVVDLGVDLGVVKKSGAWYTYEGEQLGQGRENAKKFLLENPEVMVEITDRVWREVQPVEELEAEPEAPTEVQAVADEFTEADDLPISLED from the coding sequence ATGAGCGGTGGCGACCTTGAGGCGGGGGCCGAGCGCACCAAGGCCCTCGACATGGCCCTGGGCCAGATCGAGAAGCAGTTCGGAACCGGCGCCGTCATGAAGATGGGCGACAAGGGCTCCATGGCCATCGAGACGGTGCCCACCGGAGCCCTGGCGCTGGACCTGGCGTTAGGCATCGGTGGCATCCCACGGGGGAGGGTCGTTGAGATCTTCGGGCCGGAGGGCTCGGGCAAGACCACCCTGGCCACCCACGTTGTCGCCGAGGCACAGCGCAACGGCGGCATCTGCGCATACATCGATGCTGAGCACGCAATGGATCCGACCTACGCCCGGGCCATCGGCGTCGATGTAGACGAACTCCTAATCTCCCAGCCCGACACCGGAGAGCAGGCCCTCGAGATCGCCGACATGCTCGTACGCTCCGGGGCTCTCGACGTGGTGGTAATCGACTCCGTAGCTGCCCTCACCCCACGTGCCGAGATCGAGGGCGAGATGGGCGATGCACACGTGGGCCTGCAGGCCCGCCTCATGTCCCAGGCTCTACGCAAACTCACCTCCAACCTCAACAAGTCCCAGACGATCCTCATCTTCATCAACCAGTTGCGGGAAAAGATCGGCGTGATGTTCGGATCACCGGAGACCACGCCCGGTGGTCGAGCCCTGAAGTTCTACTCCTCGGTCCGCTTGGACATCCGTCGGATCGAGGCCATCAAGGATGGCCTCGAGGTGGTGGGGAACCGCACCCGGGTCAAGGTCGTCAAGAACAAGTGCGCCCCGCCGTTCCGCCAGGCCGAGTTCGACATCATGTACGGGCGTGGCATCAGCCGTGAGGGTTCCGTGGTGGACCTCGGGGTGGACCTGGGCGTAGTCAAGAAGTCAGGGGCTTGGTACACGTACGAAGGCGAACAGCTCGGCCAGGGCAGGGAGAACGCCAAGAAGTTCTTGCTGGAGAATCCCGAGGTCATGGTCGAGATCACCGACCGGGTTTGGCGGGAAGTCCAGCCTGTCGAGGAGCTGGAGGCCGAGCCGGAGGCGCCGACCGAGGTCCAAGCGGTGGCCGACGAGTTCACCGAGGCCGACGACCTTCCGATCTCCCTGGAGGACTGA
- a CDS encoding MiaB/RimO family radical SAM methylthiotransferase — protein MERTYAVRTYGCQMNEHDSERIAGLLEADGLVPASTEDEADVIVLNTCCIRENADNKLYGALGHLKALKDARPDVQLAVGGCLAQKDRDLIQRRAGHVDVVFGTHNVHRAAELLAEARANGPVLEILEETARDDAEAFPSALPTQRDADHKAWVTIQIGCDNSCAFCIVPSVRGPEISRPFGELLGEVGDLAEDGVTEVTLLGQNVNSYGRDLTVRLRSLDAGPADRFEAGRRWAEDSSRRAQPLFADLLVAVGEVDGIRRVRFTSPHPKDLRPETIVAMSETAAVCEHLHLPLQSGSDRILAAMHRGYTAERYMERLAAARAGIEDLAVTTDLIVGFPGETEVDFESTLEMVAEAGYDSAYCFVFSPRAGTEAATMVGDFVDHDVCVDRFERLQQVLKRSAMLTHRARIGRVEEVVIEGPAKREPDQVTGRTRQNKLVHLAAADGLRPGAYADVQIVDAATHYLHADLVEVTAPPQHRRRIPVASA, from the coding sequence GTGGAGAGGACCTACGCGGTGCGCACCTACGGGTGCCAGATGAACGAGCACGACAGCGAGCGCATCGCCGGCCTGCTCGAAGCTGACGGCCTAGTTCCGGCGTCCACCGAGGATGAGGCCGACGTGATTGTCCTCAACACGTGCTGTATCCGAGAGAACGCCGACAACAAGCTCTACGGCGCCCTGGGCCACCTGAAGGCGCTCAAGGACGCCCGTCCAGACGTCCAGTTGGCGGTAGGGGGCTGCTTGGCCCAGAAGGACCGCGACCTGATCCAGCGGCGCGCTGGCCACGTCGATGTCGTATTCGGTACCCACAACGTGCACCGGGCCGCTGAGCTGCTGGCCGAGGCCCGGGCCAACGGGCCGGTCTTGGAGATCCTGGAGGAGACGGCTCGAGACGATGCCGAGGCCTTCCCTTCAGCGCTTCCTACCCAGCGTGACGCTGACCATAAGGCCTGGGTGACCATCCAGATCGGGTGTGACAACTCCTGCGCCTTCTGCATCGTGCCGTCGGTCAGGGGGCCGGAAATCAGCCGGCCGTTCGGGGAACTCCTCGGCGAAGTTGGGGATCTAGCTGAGGACGGGGTGACCGAGGTGACCCTGCTGGGACAGAACGTCAACTCCTACGGACGGGACCTGACCGTGCGCCTCCGGTCGTTGGATGCCGGACCCGCTGATCGGTTCGAAGCCGGTCGACGCTGGGCTGAGGATTCCTCCCGACGCGCCCAACCACTGTTTGCCGATCTCCTAGTTGCCGTGGGTGAGGTCGACGGCATCCGTCGGGTCCGGTTCACCAGCCCGCATCCCAAGGACCTGCGCCCGGAGACCATCGTGGCCATGTCGGAGACCGCTGCCGTGTGTGAGCACCTGCACCTTCCCCTCCAGTCGGGGAGCGACCGCATCCTGGCCGCCATGCACCGCGGCTACACCGCCGAGCGGTACATGGAGCGCCTGGCGGCCGCACGGGCCGGTATTGAAGACCTTGCCGTTACCACGGACCTCATCGTGGGGTTCCCCGGGGAGACCGAAGTTGACTTTGAATCCACTCTGGAAATGGTTGCAGAGGCCGGTTACGACTCGGCGTACTGCTTCGTCTTCTCCCCCCGAGCAGGGACGGAGGCGGCGACCATGGTCGGGGACTTCGTCGACCACGACGTCTGCGTAGACCGCTTCGAACGTCTGCAACAGGTCCTGAAGCGGTCGGCGATGCTCACCCACCGGGCCCGTATCGGCCGGGTCGAGGAGGTGGTTATCGAGGGTCCTGCCAAGCGGGAACCCGACCAGGTCACCGGGCGGACTCGCCAGAACAAGCTGGTGCACCTGGCGGCGGCCGACGGCCTGCGCCCCGGGGCGTACGCCGACGTCCAGATCGTCGATGCCGCCACCCACTACCTTCATGCCGACCTGGTGGAAGTCACGGCCCCGCCCCAGCACCGACGCCGGATCCCCGTCGCGTCGGCCTGA
- the miaA gene encoding tRNA (adenosine(37)-N6)-dimethylallyltransferase MiaA — protein MAPNGHLVVIGATASGKSALALEVARQRPGVELISMDSMALYRGMDIGTASPTLAERNEVPHHLLDIVDPTEEFTVSEFQKAASGALNDITDRGQRAVMVGGTGLHVRAVVDDLEIPGRYDQVRADLESDDDTVGLHARLLDLDPVAAQRMEPTNRRRVLRALEVTLGSGRPFSSFGPGLEAYPPTRFTQVGLRVDRDVLDRRIAERYERQMDEGFLDEVRALAALPGGPSRSAAQALGYRELLAHLRGECTLDEAVGDAVVATRRFARRQERWFRRDPRIQWFDVAEEPLAVLESVLEAFDRCGTEQ, from the coding sequence GTGGCCCCTAACGGGCACCTGGTGGTCATCGGGGCCACGGCGTCGGGCAAATCGGCCCTGGCCCTCGAGGTGGCACGGCAGCGCCCCGGCGTGGAGCTGATCTCAATGGACTCCATGGCCCTCTACCGGGGAATGGACATCGGTACAGCGTCGCCCACGTTGGCCGAACGCAACGAGGTTCCACACCACCTGTTGGACATAGTCGATCCCACTGAGGAGTTCACGGTCTCGGAATTCCAAAAGGCGGCCTCCGGAGCGCTAAACGACATCACGGACCGGGGACAGAGGGCCGTGATGGTGGGAGGAACCGGCCTACACGTCCGAGCCGTGGTGGACGACCTGGAGATCCCTGGTCGTTACGACCAGGTTCGGGCTGACCTGGAGTCCGACGACGACACCGTGGGCCTCCACGCCCGGCTACTCGACTTGGATCCGGTAGCTGCTCAGCGGATGGAGCCGACCAACCGGCGGAGGGTCCTGCGGGCCCTCGAGGTGACTCTCGGATCCGGTCGTCCCTTCTCATCATTCGGACCGGGGCTGGAGGCCTACCCTCCCACCCGGTTTACCCAGGTGGGTCTCCGGGTGGACCGCGACGTGCTGGACCGCCGCATCGCCGAACGGTACGAACGCCAGATGGACGAAGGGTTCCTCGACGAGGTCCGTGCCCTAGCCGCCCTCCCGGGAGGCCCCTCCCGGTCGGCGGCCCAGGCCCTCGGCTACCGGGAACTCCTCGCTCACCTCCGGGGCGAGTGCACCCTGGACGAAGCTGTGGGCGATGCCGTAGTAGCTACCCGCCGGTTTGCCCGCCGCCAGGAGCGGTGGTTCCGTCGGGATCCCCGGATCCAGTGGTTTGACGTAGCTGAGGAGCCGCTGGCCGTTCTGGAAAGCGTGCTCGAGGCCTTCGACCGGTGCGGAACCGAGCAGTGA
- the dapF gene encoding diaminopimelate epimerase, with protein MHLTRHHGLGNDFLITFADEVPDGASELARRLCHRTDGIGADGLVFGTPDDVHDRSFTLFNSDGSRAELSGNGLRCFGQALLRESVTDGIDLVVGTAAGPRRVVVDGSPADEEVLATVEMGSAGPGPSFDGLEVDLGGQEVRRMESADVGNPHLVVLVDDPDTVDLGRVGPVVEAAFAPVGCNVNLVSVQDRSEVRLRTWERGAGLTEACGTGACASAHVLRSWGLVDEVVAVHMPGGRATVTVADPILLTGPAVHVDDHDVDPVVTPDG; from the coding sequence GTGCACCTGACCCGCCACCATGGCCTCGGCAACGACTTCCTGATCACCTTTGCCGACGAGGTGCCCGACGGCGCCTCGGAACTGGCCCGCCGGCTTTGCCACCGGACGGACGGCATCGGCGCTGACGGCTTGGTCTTCGGTACTCCGGACGACGTTCACGACCGTTCCTTCACCCTGTTCAACAGCGACGGCAGTCGGGCCGAGTTGAGCGGCAACGGCCTCCGGTGCTTCGGCCAGGCCCTGCTTCGCGAGTCGGTCACTGACGGTATTGACCTGGTGGTGGGAACGGCGGCCGGGCCCCGGCGCGTCGTGGTTGACGGCTCCCCGGCCGACGAGGAGGTCCTAGCCACGGTCGAGATGGGTTCGGCCGGGCCGGGTCCGTCGTTTGATGGCCTAGAGGTCGACCTGGGTGGCCAAGAGGTACGGAGGATGGAGAGCGCCGACGTGGGTAACCCCCACCTGGTGGTCCTGGTCGACGATCCGGACACCGTGGACCTGGGCCGAGTAGGCCCGGTCGTCGAGGCGGCCTTCGCCCCGGTGGGCTGCAACGTAAACCTGGTCTCCGTTCAGGATCGGTCGGAGGTCCGCCTGCGGACCTGGGAGCGAGGGGCCGGCCTCACCGAGGCGTGCGGCACCGGAGCCTGCGCGTCGGCCCACGTGCTCCGATCGTGGGGCCTGGTCGACGAGGTGGTGGCCGTCCACATGCCGGGTGGTCGGGCGACGGTGACCGTGGCCGACCCGATCCTCCTGACTGGTCCGGCCGTCCACGTCGACGACCACGATGTCGACCCAGTGGTCACCCCTGATGGCTGA